The segment GCAGGCGTGACAGCAGGGACTACTTCGGCCCTGTCAGTCATTGCTGTGCAGGCCTCACAATGAGATCGTGCAGCTCAATCAAGTTTGCGTTTAGTCGGTCGATCGAACGCAAGATCCGTTGCGCCAGAAATTGCAGGTCCTCTTGAGAAGATTGTTCATCCTTCGAGGCTTCGACCAGCTCAAACAAAGAGTGTCGCAACGGCATCTTGCCGCCGACACCACGAATAACATCTCTCAGTTTATTCGATGCTGCGAGACCATATTCTTCACGCAACTTGTCTCGGTACCTTTCCAGACGGTCGACACTTTCCTTGACAGTTCCCGCCGACTCGCCCAGCCGAGTGGCGATCATTTCGTAGTCTTCCGGCGTTCCCTGCCCAGCGGCGATGCGCTCGAGCGGTTGCCGGGACAAGTCCGGACCGAAGGTCAGCTTGTCCACGCTTTTTGCTGCGCGTCGTCGCCGTCCTTTGTCCAGGGCATCAATGCCCCATCCGGCAAACTCTCGCAGATCCTTCACGAGCCCCAGGATCTCTCGCACCCCCTTGATGAGATCCGTCACCGTCCCAGGCAATACTATGTCTCGCCCGCCCCCTTCGGATTCGTTCGATTCCGACACCATGATCTCCCCTTATATATGTGATAAAGGACATTATCACATATAGATAACAAACATCGCTCCCTCAAACTTGCAGATCTTGCATGACCCGCAATCTATGTGTATATTAACTTCACGCCGCAAGGTGGCATTAAGCGATAACGTGCAAAACTAATCACGTCGGATCAAGCATCTGGATCTGACTGCAGTAGCACCCAGACCATACACCGGGCGTCATGCGTCCTCCCGATGTGAGGCAGGAATTAGGGTGTCGGAAGTACCGACAAGAAATCGGTCGGCTGTTGTGCCTGCTTTACCTGCCCGTTTTCTCCATTCCTGACCGGGAGCCACCCATTAAGGGCGCTTCTCCGAGGACGCAACTGGGGACGCGGAGCGCAAGCCCGTGAGCCCGATGATCCGCATCGGGTGTCTCCACGTGCGCCCGCGCTCCGTGTTCTCCGAGGCAGTTTTTACTGTCTCGGAGAAGACGAAGATGACCCCCGAAGAAAAACTGCAACAGCATTACGACCGGTTCGACGGTCTCGTTGAGGCCCCGGCGCCGGTAACCTCATGGAAGGCAGCAGCGATCCATTGTGTGACGCGCCTGAAATGCGCGAACCTGGCCATCGTTTCGACCGTCGCCGTCAGCGCGCTGGCAGCCTATAAAAACCTGCCGCCCACCACCACCGCGCAAGCCTTTATCGCGATTGCGGTCGTCGGTATCTTGGGGGCGCTCTGCGAGCGCGCGTGACGGGTAGCAGCGCACCGCTGCGGCCCGCCTGACACCGCCGCGGTGTGCCCATCCGTTATTGGAAGTGAAATGCGCCCAGCCCGAAAGCAGCCGAAGGTCCGACTCAATCTGGACATGCCGGTGGAGGTCAAGGAACAGCTCGAACGGCTGCGTGACCACGTTCATGCCGACAGCATGGGCGAGGTCATCCGGCGTGCGCTCGCTGTGTACGACTATCTATACAGCGAACAGGCGGATGGATCACATCTGCTGATCCGCACCAAAGACGGCACCGAAAAAGGTTTGCCGCTTTTTTAGGCGCTTCGCCAACCTCATTTTCCCGTCGAGGGTTAGCGACCAGCCCATGCGTGATAAAGCCAGCAAAAAGCGCCCCTAGTCTACAGCGACGAGGGGCGGGCTATACCTCGTTGGTATCAGTTGGTGGTATGAACGCCGCTCGCTCTCAACAGGGATTCCGTGGCGGGCGCAGCTCGGCGAAGTATGTAGTCACCAGTAGTTGCCATGGTCTTCCCCCCGAACCTCACCCTGCACCACTTCCAGATTTGCGAGCCTCATGCCTTCCTGAAGGCGCAGACTTACCCCCGAGAGCGTGCCGTGCCCGCCCCCCGCTTTTCTTGCCGCCCGAAAGCAGCCGTTAGAGAAGATGCAGTTTCTTTTATAATGGAATTTATTTTATCGCTTTCCATTCTTATTTTCTCAAGCTCCACCGTTGTCTCCCCCTTCTTTAAAAGATGATTACGATCTGTATTTGAGAGATTTCTTACAACATCAGCCAAAAGTGATTTATCTTCCGCGAAGAAAACAGCTTGCAGCGCCACGTGTTTGGCCTCAATATTGGTTAATTCATTCTGAAAATACTTGACATCATCCAAGTTTGATTTGTATAGCCGAAGAAAGAAATAAGCAAACAGTTCTATCAATACAACCAGCGTCAACCGAGGGAAGTAGTGGGAGAAAAAATCCCATGCACTGGCCACCCCTGTGGGAGAGGAAGTTAAGGTCAGAACTAAAGTTGTCACCCCAGCGCCAGTTATCAAGATGCCAAGGAATAAATTGGTATTTCCTCGGCGCTTCAAAGCATCAATTTCTGCCGAAAGTCGCTGCCTCGTGGTAGAGAACTGCAAACGTATTGTTCGATCTCTTATCCGCACTGAAAAATTTTCTTTCGCACGAGCCTCCAACGCTGAAATGGCATACCCGATACTTTGGTCGGCAAGTTTTTCGGACGCGACCGCATAAAGGTTTTGGCGATCCGCGTCGGTTATATTGAAAGTTTGATTACGGAGATTTTCCAGTTGATCGTCTATCTTCTGAAATCTATTTTCTATTTTCTCAGCTAGACTTAAGATCCGCGATTGCTCGGGTGGTTGCGGCTCCGCATCAAGATAGGCAAACAACCTTCTTCCAGAATAGGAAACCATCGCCGCAACCAGCAGAACAATTGAGACAATTGACTTTATGTAACCAACATCGAGATTTATTTTGAAAATTTGAAGCACTGAGACCAGAGGGGATAGAAAACTATTTGGCGTGACCCAAATTGCAGCAATAAACAGGATCGGAATTCCGAGATTGGGCAAAAAATCAACGGCCCAGATAATCAAGCGATCCGCAACTGAATTTATTGCTTTATTTTCATTTTTCTTTGGCATAGTAATATCCGAATCCGGCATGTAGGAAGTCGTGATGGCAACGGCCGTGACGTTTAAATTCTGCATCTTCGCTGAGAGCATACGCGAGTGGAAACGCATCGCCCGCCGCGTTTTTCCTTTCCTGAAAGTCAAAGTCGGCACCCTGTCCACACTGGTAGGTGTTGATACGCTACATCTGGAACAAGAACGTCCCATGCGCGTGGAGCTGAAGGAGCTCAAACAGCGTAATAGTTTTTACACCTAAGGCGATGGCCGCATCAGGCAACTTGATCGATCTCTTGCTGGCAGGTTCGGCTTTCTCGTTGGTGACTACCGTGACATCGGTCTGCGTGGAAGCATATGCGATCAACCATGCGTCAGCCGACTTTACGTCCAGAAACTTGTCTTGGGCTGCTTGGAGATATGTGGGTGTGCGAGTAGTTGCCCACGCAGCTAATTTTCCCCATTGCGATGTTGCCGCCTTGCTCGACACGAAAAAGTCGGACAACTCGGGACGTTGTGACCAAGCATGTAACAGGTCCTCCTCTTTGCCGACCTGAAGCTCGTCTCGCACCTTATCGATGCTAAGAACCTTTCCGACCTGATGCGCTTGCAATATCCAATCCCAAAACGCTCCGCAATATTTTGGGTTGTAGTGGAGATTTTTCGCGCTGATCAAAACGTCGGAGTCAAGCAGAAAGCGCTCGTTGCTTGGCATGGAAGACCGCTACGTTATTTGGATTCGTATTCAGCAGTTGACCTGCGTCCCGGAAGCTAATTCCGCCGGAAGTCGCCAACGCTGCAACCTTCCGCGAAAACGACTTGCTATTGCGAACAGCCAGCGTCAAATAAAAATCGCCTCCGCCCTCCCCATCTTTGCGTGTCGAGCGCTTGCGCGCATCCTGGTAAAACGCATCGTAAACTTCATACGGCACAAGCCGAAGATCAAGCGCTCTCCGCGCAACAACGAGACTGCTTACTCGGAATTGCTGCCGCAGCAGCGTGACCTTTTCAGTTGCGGTTCCTCGGGCGGCCGACCATGCGCTCGCAAATTGCTCCTGGGGTACGAGTACTTCGGCCGCTATTGCATTGCACAGTATCTCATGCTTGTTATGACTCGCTGGCGAGCTGTCCGAGATACCAGATTCACCCAGCCAGATATGGGCCAGCTCGTGCATCAGCGTAAACGGCCAAGCGGCTGGCGCGTCCGCCCCATTGATGAAAACCACAGGCGCAAATTCGTCGTTGATCACGAAGCCACGAAATTCAGATACGGAAAGGGGGCGATGTGTGTTGTTGCCAACAATGCCGTTCTTGAAGATGAGTACCCCTGCCGCTTCTGCTTTCGTGACGAGAAACGAATATAGATCGTCGGCGTTGCGAGCTGTGGCTCCGCCGGCTTCGAGCTTCAGTGTGGAGCGAATATCATCGGCAATCGTGCGAGCCTTGACCCGTTGCCCCTTGAAGCGACCGACGAACGGGAGTGGTGCCACTCCCTCGCGCAACAGGTACTCACGATACCAAGCCTGCTTGAACTCCATGTCGTCAAAGACGTCGTAGAAGTCTCTGCTCAGAGGTTGCTTATCTGGTAGCGTCCGGAAATCCGCAATGGGTAACGGCTCGCGTTTAGCGGGTGGTTCCGGCAAAAACAGGTATCCGAACGGGACGCCGGCTTCCTTCGCGAACTTCATTGCTTGCGAGGGCGTAAGCTCGCCGCGCTCGATGCTCTCTGCAGCTCGCGTAGAGACGCGCTCCGCCAGCTCACGTAAGGAGCTGCCCGCTTGATTGGCGGCCCAATCGAGCACAGTTGGCGATAGATGGAGGGCGTCGGTCATTTCGGCGGAAGGCGGTTTTCACGAATTCTAGCATCGGGGCCAGTCCCGCTCTCGAAGGCCTCGCGACGCCAGCTCTCGTCGAGGCACGGCGCGATTGCGCCCCACCGTGAGGATGAGTGCCGGCCTGCGCGGTGCGCCGGCCCGCGGGACGGCCGTTTAACGAGTCACCTCGTTTCTCGGAAACGACGCAAATTCGACGTCTTTAGTATATGACCTCAATCGCCGATAGTGTGCACCGCGCCCAAACGACGCAATTTTGCGTCGTTCCGCCAGTCTTGAGTTCCAAACGAATAAGCAAACGACGCAATTTTGACGCACGTAAGGCTCAGCGCTTACCCTTCGCGCCGCCCAAAATCGACACGGTAACCACCATAAGCCGGCGACCGTCATACCGCGCGAGCCCTATCAACGAAGGGATTCCAGCCAACACGGTATCTGATGCTCTCTCGACACCTGATGGTTCGTTACAGCTCACTACA is part of the Burkholderia pyrrocinia genome and harbors:
- a CDS encoding ImmA/IrrE family metallo-endopeptidase, with amino-acid sequence MTDALHLSPTVLDWAANQAGSSLRELAERVSTRAAESIERGELTPSQAMKFAKEAGVPFGYLFLPEPPAKREPLPIADFRTLPDKQPLSRDFYDVFDDMEFKQAWYREYLLREGVAPLPFVGRFKGQRVKARTIADDIRSTLKLEAGGATARNADDLYSFLVTKAEAAGVLIFKNGIVGNNTHRPLSVSEFRGFVINDEFAPVVFINGADAPAAWPFTLMHELAHIWLGESGISDSSPASHNKHEILCNAIAAEVLVPQEQFASAWSAARGTATEKVTLLRQQFRVSSLVVARRALDLRLVPYEVYDAFYQDARKRSTRKDGEGGGDFYLTLAVRNSKSFSRKVAALATSGGISFRDAGQLLNTNPNNVAVFHAKQRALSA
- a CDS encoding ribbon-helix-helix protein, CopG family, which produces MPVEVKEQLERLRDHVHADSMGEVIRRALAVYDYLYSEQADGSHLLIRTKDGTEKGLPLF
- a CDS encoding DUF4411 family protein, with amino-acid sequence MPSNERFLLDSDVLISAKNLHYNPKYCGAFWDWILQAHQVGKVLSIDKVRDELQVGKEEDLLHAWSQRPELSDFFVSSKAATSQWGKLAAWATTRTPTYLQAAQDKFLDVKSADAWLIAYASTQTDVTVVTNEKAEPASKRSIKLPDAAIALGVKTITLFELLQLHAHGTFLFQM